One stretch of Arachis hypogaea cultivar Tifrunner chromosome 20, arahy.Tifrunner.gnm2.J5K5, whole genome shotgun sequence DNA includes these proteins:
- the LOC112784102 gene encoding transcription factor RF2b-like: protein MISFSHHRRTQSELHVRIPDEFDLDLDMDVDLDVDSFDFKNSIPNNETVISSSSSSVAAESLSKPVSDHQLPPLSPASAPAPIVDTNKTTVRPGHRRSNSADDASSSSLLLEGIEAKKAMSPDKLAELWTVDPKRAKRILANRKSAARSKERRACYVVELERKIQVLQTEATTLSAQLNLFQRDTTGLTTENTELRLRLQAMEQQAKLCDALNEALKKEVDRLKIATGEMVTRPNSNSLAMQRASYSQAPFFSLQLQHFASELHTMQMPPLHPLLPNMSSPQPLIDVATPYNLSNMLPSDPVPVGQFQVLDISHPIPHVLIHDGPSISVNKINNAF from the exons atgatTTCGTTCTCGCACCACCGTCGAACTCAATCGGAGCTACATGTCCGAATCCCCGACGAATTTGATCTCGATCTCGATATGGATGTGGATTTGGATGTTGATtcctttgatttcaaaaattccATTCCTAACAACGAAACCGTcatctcctcctcctcatcttccgtAGCAGCTGAATCCCTCTCTAAGCCAGTATCCGACCACCAACTACCTCCGCTATCACCTGCCTCTGCACCCGCGCCCATTGTAGATACCAATAAAACCACCGTGAGGCCTGGTCACCGGCGTAGCAACTCGGCGGATGACGCCTCTTCTTCTTCGTTGTTGTTGGAAGGCATTGAGGCCAAGAAGGCCATGTCCCCTGACAAGCTTGCTGAATTATGGACCGTTGATCCCAAGCGAGCCAAGag GATTTTGGCCAACCGTAAGTCGGCGGCCCGCTCAAAGGAGAGGAGAGCTTGTTATGTGGTGGAGCTTGAGAGAAAAATTCAGGTTCTTCAAACAGAAGCAACTACTCTTTCAGCCCAATTAAATCTTTTCCAG AGAGATACAACTGGTTTGACTACTGAAAATACTGAACTTAGGCTACGCTTACAAGCTATGGAGCAACAAGCTAAGTTATGTGATG CTCTGAATGAAGCACTGAAAAAAGAAGTTGATAGACTCAAGATTGCTACTGGAGAGATGGTAACTCGTCCCAATTCGAATAGTTTGGCAATGCAACGGGCTTCATATTCTCAAGCTCCTTTCTTCTCGCTTCAACTGCAACATTTTGCAAGCGAACTTCACACCATGCAAATGCCTCCTTTGCATCCACTATTGCCTAATATGTCTTCCCCTCAACCGCTGATTGATGTAGCTACTCCATACAATTTGTCAAACATGTTGCCAAGTGATCCTGTTCCTGTTGGCCAATTTCAGGTGCTAGACATAAGTCATCCGATCCCTCATGTTCTGATTCATGATGGTCCCTCCATTTCTGTTAATAAAATCAACAATGCCTTTTGA